Proteins encoded together in one Cellulomonas gilvus ATCC 13127 window:
- a CDS encoding carboxylate-amine ligase, whose protein sequence is MGVEEEYLLVTPEGVPAAQSPAVLGLAARTLTSTPQPGGDVEKEFKREQVETSTHPCTDLRELLEQVRAGRERVDDVAQGAGVRIAALGTAPQAVDPTVIPDRRAQAIRERFGLTAREQLTCGCHVHVSVADDDEGVHVLDHMRPWTSVLLALSANSPSWQGVASGYASYRSQVWGRWPTAGATAPFGDAATYRSVVEDLLATGTILDDGMLYFDARLSQRYPTVEVRVADVCLDAGDAALQAALVRALADTAVAAPRATGPRAEVLAAASWRAARSGLSGELVSPVTWRPAPAAQVVGELLEHVRAALEANGDLEAVERQLAALALRGNGAVEQLSWRARGADDLEVVRRATARTLGAPPAAA, encoded by the coding sequence ATGGGTGTGGAAGAGGAGTACCTGCTGGTCACGCCCGAGGGCGTGCCGGCCGCGCAGTCGCCGGCCGTGCTCGGGCTCGCGGCCCGGACGCTGACGTCCACGCCGCAGCCGGGTGGCGACGTGGAGAAGGAGTTCAAGCGCGAGCAGGTCGAGACGTCGACGCACCCGTGCACCGACCTGCGCGAGCTGCTCGAGCAGGTCCGCGCGGGCCGCGAGCGCGTCGACGACGTCGCCCAGGGCGCGGGCGTGCGGATCGCCGCGCTCGGCACCGCGCCGCAGGCCGTGGACCCGACCGTCATCCCCGACCGGCGCGCGCAGGCCATCCGCGAGCGCTTCGGCCTGACCGCGCGCGAGCAGCTCACGTGCGGGTGCCACGTGCACGTGTCCGTGGCCGACGACGACGAGGGCGTGCACGTGCTGGACCACATGCGGCCGTGGACCTCGGTGCTGCTCGCGCTGTCCGCCAACAGCCCGTCGTGGCAGGGCGTCGCGAGCGGCTACGCGAGCTACCGGTCGCAGGTCTGGGGCCGCTGGCCGACCGCGGGTGCGACCGCACCGTTCGGCGACGCCGCGACGTACCGCTCGGTCGTCGAGGACCTCCTGGCGACCGGCACGATCCTCGACGACGGGATGCTCTACTTCGACGCCCGTTTGTCCCAGAGGTACCCGACGGTCGAGGTGCGCGTCGCGGACGTGTGCCTCGACGCGGGCGATGCCGCGCTGCAGGCCGCGCTGGTGCGGGCGCTCGCCGACACCGCGGTGGCCGCGCCGCGCGCGACGGGTCCGCGCGCCGAGGTGCTCGCCGCCGCGTCGTGGCGGGCCGCGCGCTCGGGTCTGAGCGGCGAGCTCGTGAGCCCCGTGACGTGGCGGCCCGCACCGGCCGCGCAGGTGGTGGGCGAGCTGCTCGAGCACGTGCGGGCCGCGCTCGAGGCCAACGGCGACCTGGAAGCCGTGGAGCGGCAGCTCGCGGCGCTCGCGCTGCGCGGCAACGGCGCGGTCGAGCAGCTGTCCTGGCGTGCCCGGGGCGCGGACGACCTGGAGGTCGTGCGCCGGGCCACGGCCCGCACGCTGGGCGCTCCCCCGGCCGCCGCCTGA
- a CDS encoding glycosyltransferase family 2 protein has translation MTAPTTFDRLVLEPRRTDQPHARPARSPETHAAQSPSLVLMVLIASAGIVVYAVFLLNPANRGDWLPYAMVMAAETVLVVHALLAMWTVLSASHDPRGFHFHHAQDRLYDVADIVRARAEDRPHEWTMYLRDRAMTVDVFITTYGEDVGTIRRTVTAALGMQGAHRTWVLDDGRSDEVRDLAAELGARYIRRLSSNGAKAGNINHALSIARGDLFVVLDADFVPLPTFLHETVPFFADDAVAFVQTPQTYGNLHTTISKGAGYMQAVFYRFIQPGRNRFNAAFCVGTNVIFRRAAIDSVGGIYSDSKSEDVWTSLMLHEKGWRTVYIPETLAIGDTPETIEAYSKQQLRWATGGFEIMLTHNPLSRRHPLTLDQRLQYTVTATHYLTGIAPLLLLLVPPLQIYFDLTPMNLEITPLTWALYYAGFYVLQIVLAFYTLGSFRWQVLLLASVSFPIYTRALVNAVLRRDQAWHVTGAKGAYRSPFAFINAQLMFFQLLALTTAVGIWKDVSNSYPSLAVAWNATNTVILGGFVVTAWREARAGRRAARAARADQQGPPRGRRAAATPALTTGGAA, from the coding sequence GTGACCGCGCCCACCACGTTCGACCGGCTCGTGCTCGAGCCCCGACGCACCGACCAGCCGCACGCGCGGCCGGCCCGCTCACCCGAGACGCACGCCGCGCAGAGCCCGTCGCTCGTCCTCATGGTCCTGATCGCGAGCGCAGGCATCGTGGTCTACGCGGTGTTCCTGCTCAACCCGGCCAACCGCGGCGACTGGCTCCCGTACGCGATGGTCATGGCGGCGGAGACCGTGCTCGTCGTGCACGCGCTGCTGGCCATGTGGACCGTGCTGTCCGCGAGCCACGACCCGCGGGGCTTCCACTTCCACCACGCGCAGGACCGTCTGTACGACGTCGCGGACATCGTGCGGGCCCGCGCCGAGGACCGCCCGCACGAGTGGACGATGTACCTGCGGGACCGCGCCATGACGGTCGACGTGTTCATCACGACGTACGGTGAGGACGTCGGGACCATCCGCCGCACCGTGACGGCCGCGCTCGGCATGCAGGGCGCCCACCGCACGTGGGTGCTCGACGACGGCCGCTCCGACGAGGTGCGCGACCTCGCGGCCGAGCTCGGGGCGCGGTACATCCGGCGCCTGTCGAGCAACGGGGCCAAGGCCGGGAACATCAACCACGCGCTGTCCATCGCGCGCGGCGACCTGTTCGTCGTGCTGGACGCGGACTTCGTGCCGCTGCCGACGTTCCTGCACGAGACGGTCCCGTTCTTCGCGGACGACGCGGTCGCGTTCGTCCAGACGCCGCAGACCTACGGCAACCTGCACACGACGATCTCCAAGGGCGCCGGCTACATGCAGGCGGTGTTCTACCGCTTCATCCAGCCGGGGCGGAACCGGTTCAACGCCGCGTTCTGCGTGGGCACCAACGTGATCTTCCGCCGCGCCGCGATCGACTCGGTGGGCGGCATCTACTCGGACTCCAAGTCCGAGGACGTGTGGACCTCGCTCATGCTGCACGAGAAGGGCTGGCGCACGGTCTACATCCCCGAGACGCTCGCGATCGGCGACACCCCCGAGACCATCGAGGCGTACTCCAAGCAGCAGCTGCGCTGGGCGACCGGCGGGTTCGAGATCATGCTCACGCACAACCCGCTGTCGCGCCGCCACCCGCTCACGCTCGACCAGCGCCTGCAGTACACGGTGACCGCCACGCACTACCTCACGGGCATCGCGCCGCTGCTGCTCCTGCTGGTGCCGCCGCTGCAGATCTACTTCGACCTGACGCCCATGAACCTCGAGATCACGCCCCTGACATGGGCGCTGTACTACGCGGGGTTCTACGTCCTGCAGATCGTGCTGGCCTTCTACACGCTGGGGTCGTTCCGCTGGCAGGTGCTGCTGCTCGCGTCGGTCTCGTTCCCGATCTACACGCGCGCGCTGGTCAACGCGGTGCTGCGGCGTGACCAGGCGTGGCACGTCACGGGCGCCAAGGGCGCCTACCGCTCGCCCTTCGCGTTCATCAACGCCCAGCTCATGTTCTTCCAGCTGCTCGCGCTCACCACGGCCGTCGGCATCTGGAAGGACGTGTCCAACAGCTACCCGAGCCTCGCGGTGGCCTGGAACGCGACGAACACCGTCATCCTCGGCGGGTTCGTCGTCACCGCGTGGCGTGAGGCCCGCGCCGGCCGGCGTGCCGCCCGCGCGGCGCGCGCCGACCAGCAGGGTCCGCCACGCGGACGACGCGCGGCGGCCACGCCCGCCCTGACGAC